The genome window acaaaaacaaaacaaacataatttataaggactaaaacaaaaaaaaaacttaaattatatgaattaaaaagatatttaaacttaataataataataataataataataataataataataacaaattataactataataTAATCCCAAGAACAATTGACAGTAAAAGGAAGTCTCATACCCCATTAGCCCCCATCCTTCTGATTCTAGTAGATGTATAGTATGCACCATCTATTCCGCCATATGTTACTCTGCTTGTCTGAAAAGAAAACTTGCGAGCCTTGGGTTCAGCCATGCAATGGTCATTCTTGTAAGTTACATCACTGTTCTTCCTCTCTGTTAGCAATCACACAACAATACATATATTAgtaaagcaaataaaaaaaatgttaatcaaAATAcctaataatacaaaaaaataacttatctCAGTATGTAAAATTAACTacatcaattaatattatttgactcAGTTAAAAggctaaattttaaaattgtcgaATTTTACATTGACTGTGAAGAGTCTAACATAACCCTCCTCCTTCCTCCTTTACCTAAGTCGAAAACAGGCTATGAATCCACAAGCAAAGTTAATGGAATTTCATAAAGTAGTTTTGACCACAAATTGAGCAGCAACGTCAAGGTCAAGGTTTTAGGATTATCTGTGAGCACAAGGCAACCACAATTGTGACCTCATCAACAAAATTCGTCAGCAATTTTCCACAATACCATTGAATGCAACAAAATCACGATCACaaccgcaatttaaaacctcGGAAATAcctaacaacaataataaaataaaattaacagaaAGAGAACATTACCATTAACATCATCATCTGGATACTCAATTGACGGTTCCATGGTCGATTTAGATTTTTTCTTATCAAAATCTTTCTCTCCAGTTTCAGGGCCATTATCAGCCCCCTCATCATCAGAGTCTATTTCTTCTATAACTATTCCTTTTTCTCTGTTTGTCTTCTGCATTGCTCTTGATGCAGAACTTGGACCAAACAAGCTATCAAACGGGTCTGTGAAAAAGGGATCATCAAATGGATCCCTGCCACCAAAAAGACTTGGCATCCTACTTCTATGAAATCCAAAGTCGCCAAAATCTTCAAACCGTCTTGGttcaaaaatgttattgtcTCGAACTTCTCTACCCTTCTGCATCTTCTTTATCTGATCTTCACAAAAGAAgaatccaaaacaaaaaacacataaatttcaatcaaaatgTTCATTCAATAATTCAGACCATAACATTAAACATATAATACTAATCAATGCCAACAACTCCTAATCAAGTTTGGGAAAACATGAATTCAGAAAAATTATCACAACAAATCGGCACATCTCATAATTTATCTTCATGGATATAGACTAGAGAAATGTGGCtcaataaagaataaataaaaggaataacTTCAAGTTGTAGAGAAAAGTAGAACAATTTGAAATGCAAATAATTTGAATCGcacaaaaagaataattattacACGAAGAGGTTACCTGAGGAATAGGATGAAAATTGTATTGAGGGAGAGAAGAAGGCAGAACAAAACAACGTCCTatgaattgaaattgaaacttTGTAATAATAAAGGGACCAATTTATATGGTAGAGACAGGACACGGAGGGAAGGACACGTGGATTTTAATTTACGTTAGTTTTACGTAAACTAGAACCTTCTAGCTATCTCTCTTTCTCACTTTCCTGtggattcaatttttaataccTTATCATAACTCACACATTTTTAGATTatcaaattcattaaatttgggataatttaaaaaaaatcgtaaATTATTTGTGAGTTTATAAGTagatctttaaattaaaaaaataaataatcatgtaAACTCTTTCTAATAGAGTttataagattttcaaaattattataaactgtCGTTGTGAAGATATTAAGTTATCATGAACTAATTTTAGGAAACTACTTTTCTaatttataaacttaattaaaaaattaatttaagaatctatatttaaaatttttcaaatagtctAGAACTAACTactgattatgtttttttttttttaaaaaacaagtcTACATAGGGTCAGATAGATTAGGGATTGACGAACACAAAGGAAAATTTCGATGtgtgaagtaaatatttaaatgagaatttataaaaaaaaaatagtatatgtataaaaaaaatattaaaatgagtcAATGTACCTACTGCTTACGACTATgctatttttttgtattaatttatatGTGTCGAGCCTGTAAATAAtgattgtttaattattattttttataacgtAGGTCGTGTTTAGGATACTTTTTTtacttacatatttttttattattatttccaagacagcaattgaaaatataacttatagtttttattatattaaaatttattttatttttattttttaaaaatgtctaAGTCAATTTAGACATGTTTAGGATTTATTACTATATACAGGTTTTTCTGCTAAATAATGATAATACAGGTTTTCaagattgataaatttaaaaattaaaataaatattataaaaacaaattaagtgTGGATGATTTTAGTGCAATTTGTCTCGCAATGAGGAATTTTTCTTGTTCATGGTATTTGAATATTTCCTGGATCAGCTGGATTCATTTGAGTTAGTTCACTGTGGAGGAATGCATTTTTGGGTTGAGTTAATCTAGTTGCAGGTTACAAATTTATTTACCTAGTCCAACCTTATAAAGGTTGCGGGATAAAAGAGAGGTGTTTGATTAAAGTAGtacttttttacaaattattttttgaaacgggtcttttaaaattaattatcagaTTGTTTTTAGGTATTAACAGTTATTTTATGGCCAATTTTAACAATaaccaaaagaggaaaagaaaatcaattgatTAAGCATAAATAGTTAATGTGTTTAAATTAGGATTAAATGATAGtactttaatttgattttaaaaaaataattattgacgAGATTTTATTTACTTCCTGACCCAAAATCCAGATACTCAAACATCTTTCTCTTATCGgatgattaaaacaaaaaaaagaaaaactacgcCCTAAAGAATTGCACACCCATAGCATCAGCCAAGCGGTGTTGGTAGAGATGACCAGGTGGGGAATCCAACTCAAGGTATGCAGACCCCAAATTCGAACCCATTCTAGTTAGGAAATCAGCACACACATTTCCCCCCCTCAAGGAATGTTTTAACACAACATTCTAAGTATTCCTCAAGAGTTCTTGCACACTCGCTATAATGGAAGCATAACGGTGCCTAACATCAATAGGCTGCTGCACTAATGATAGCGCATAAGTGGAATCAGATatgcaaattaattttatgagatTATAGGTTTGAGTATGAgcatcaagaaaagaaaggagaaTCCATGAGAtagtaaaagtttattttaaaattattatttaaatcttCAATAGATAATGTATgaagcaaaacaaaaacccCACCAATTCAAaagagttattttaattttttttaagaaaccatTATATTGTTGGTCAATGGTACAATAAGTGCAAACAATAATCGTTACTATTCTAAATTACCAAACTATTCTTGTTTTATACCCCTCAGTCTCTCATGTAAAAGAGAAAagttattctaaaataattattattttaattttttaatataacattaattatcttttttacttatattttcttataatattaataataaataagaaaatatataaataaaataataatgatataaaacttattttgtaaaactatcactctattttatttatttattactttttcttgatatgataaaataatatatgactaACAATTATGTTGACACGGGGAAGTAATATAAAGATCACAACAATAAGGATAAACTTAAGTCTTTGTAAACAATCAACTTCTATCACCACGTGGGACATAATggattaatatgaaaaacatttCAAACCAATAATGTAtgtatttcaaaaatatgtttcttgccttgcaattaaaaaattctggatttatttaattaaacattCCTGATGTGATTTATAAGACGGGGAAAGAGAGACTccacataaaatttataaaagagaCTAGGAAAGTAATTGGTAAGAGAACATGAAACAATTAATTAgctaattttaaatatgaattataaataaaaacaattaactaTTGGAAAATAAATTGTGACCAAATAAAGGGAAATAATAAGTCTTTATTATCTAATTTTGCTTACCATAACATAAGcatataaaacttttaaaaagatgGTGTTTTTGTAACATGCCATGACAATCTCTTCTCCCAATAGACAGAgtactcattaaaaaaatagccTCCATCGTTATTTAGAATTCTATTGCATTGGGCATTACATGTCGCCACCTCAGTTTTGGCattataaatttcaaaact of Glycine soja cultivar W05 chromosome 1, ASM419377v2, whole genome shotgun sequence contains these proteins:
- the LOC114417481 gene encoding uncharacterized protein LOC114417481 isoform X3 is translated as MQKGREVRDNNIFEPRRFEDFGDFGFHRSRMPSLFGGRDPFDDPFFTDPFDSLFGPSSASRAMQKTNREKGIVIEEIDSDDEGADNGPETGEKDFDKKKSKSTMEPSIEYPDDDVNERKNSDVTYKNDHCMAEPKARKFSFQTSRVTYGGIDGAYYTSTRIRRMGANGEVMEENKEADTTTGQASHRRITRGIHDKGHSVLRKLDSDGKVDTTQTLHNLNEDELAGFEEAWKGNNMAQLPGFDVHRKEGLKLGGKALILTTKKKRVCN
- the LOC114417481 gene encoding uncharacterized protein LOC114417481 isoform X1, with product MQKGREVRDNNIFEPRRFEDFGDFGFHRSRMPSLFGGRDPFDDPFFTDPFDSLFGPSSASRAMQKTNREKGIVIEEIDSDDEGADNGPETGEKDFDKKKSKSTMEPSIEYPDDDVNERKNSDVTYKNDHCMAEPKARKFSFQTSRVTYGGIDGAYYTSTRIRRMGANGEVMEENKEADTTTGQASHRRITRGIHDKGHSVLRKLDSDGKVDTTQTLHNLNEDELAGFEEAWKGNNMAQLPGFDVHRKEEHSNVADSSSGKHNRKQVWPLQYLEPAGRSRGFPSNYEAGTDSGGRTKKVVRINIE
- the LOC114417481 gene encoding uncharacterized protein LOC114417481 isoform X2, translating into MQKGREVRDNNIFEPRRFEDFGDFGFHRSRMPSLFGGRDPFDDPFFTDPFDSLFGPSSASRAMQKTNREKGIVIEEIDSDDEGADNGPETGEKDFDKKKSKSTMEPSIEYPDDDVNERKNSDVTYKNDHCMAEPKARKFSFQTSRVTYGGIDGAYYTSTRIRRMGANGEVMEENKEADTTTGQASHRRITRGIHDKGHSVLRKLDSDGKVDTTQTLHNLNEDELAGFEEAWKGNNMAQLPGFDVHRKEDSSSGKHNRKQVWPLQYLEPAGRSRGFPSNYEAGTDSGGRTKKVVRINIE